In the Agromyces flavus genome, CTTCCGTCGCGTAACCCTTCCGCTCGCGATGCCCGCCGTGCTGGCCGGCTTCCTGCTGTCGTTCACGCTGAGCCTCGACAACACGGTGATCGCCGCGTTCGTGCAGGTCTCGGGTACCACGCCGTGGCCCGTGTACGTGCTGAGCGCGCTCCGATCGGGGCTTCGGCCCGAGATCGCCGCCGTCTCGACGATCATGCTCGTGCTCACGCTCGTGGCCCTCGCGCTCGTCGCGCTCGTGCTGCGGCGCGCGGGCGACTCGGCGACGCAGATCGCGCGCACCATGACCGGAAACTAGAGAGGACGCTCCCCCGCCATGACCCACGCCGATCTCGTCTTCACGAACGGCCCCGTCTTCACCGCCGACACCGTGCGCTCGCGCGCCGGCGCGGTCGCCGTCCGCGGCGGGCGCATCGTCGCCGTGGGCTCCGACCACGACGTCCGCGACCTCGTCGGCCCGTCGACCGAGGTGGTCGACCTGGCCGGCCGACTGCTCGTGCCCGGATTCCAGGACGCGCACGTGCACCCCGTCTGGGGCGGGCTCGACCTGATCCGCTGCGACCTCGCCGAGCTCGGCAGCGAAGCCGAGTACCTCGAGCGCATCGCCGCCTACTCGGCGGACCACCCCGAGGACGAGTGGGTACTCGGTGGCGGATGGTCCATGTCGGCGTTCCCCGGCGGCACGCCGACCGCCGCGGCGCTCGACCGCGTCGTGCCCGATCGCCCGGCGTTCCTGCCGAATCGCGACGGACACGGCGCCTGGGTCAACTCGGCGGCGCTGCGCCTGGCGGGCGTCGACCGCGACACGCCCGATCCCGCCGACGGGCGGATCGAACGCGACGCCGACGGCAACCCGACCGGCACGCTGCACGAGGGCGCGATGACCCTCGTCAACCGCCACCTGCCCGAGACGAGCCTCGAGACCCTGACCGAGGCGCTGCTCATCGGCCAGCGGTACCTGCACTCGTTCGGCGTCACCGCGTGGCAGGACGCCATCGTCGGTCCGTACGGCGACGCCGGCGACCCCGGCCCCGCCTACCTCGCCGCCGCGGCGGCGGGCACGCTCACCGCGCGGGTGGTCGGTGCGCTGTGGTGGGACCGCACCGCAGGGCTCGATCAGATCCCCTCGCTCGTCGAGCGCCGCGAGCGCTACCGCGGCGGACGCTTCGCCGCGACGAGCATCAAGATCATGCAGGACGGCGTCGCCGAGAACTTCACCGCATCCATGCTCGAGCCGTACTGCGATGGTCACGGCCACTTCACCGACAACTCGGGCATCTCGTTCGTCGACCCCGCGATCCTGAACCCGGCCGCCGTCGAGCTCGACCGGCTCGGGTTCCAGCTGCACTTCCACGCGATCGGCGACCGCGCCGTGCGGGAGTGCCTCGACGCCGTCGAGCACGCGATCGCCGCGAACGGCCGGAACGGCCACCGCCACCACATCGCGCACATCCAGGTCGTGCACCCCGAGGACATCCCGCGGTTCCGCGAACTCGGCGTCGCCGCGAACATGCAGTCGCTGTGGGCGGCGCTCGAGCCGCAGATGGTCGACCTGACCCTGCCGTTCCTCGGTGAGCCGCGCAGCGCCTGGCAGTACCCGTTCGGCGACCTGCTGCGGTCCGGCGCCGTACTCGCCGCCGGCAGCGACTGGTCGGTCTCGACCCCGGATCCGCTCGCAGCGATCCATGTCGCGGTGAACCGTCGATCCGCACCCGGCCACGAGGAGGGCGAGTACGACGCGTTCCTGCCCGAGCAGGCGATCGACCTGGCCACCTCGCTGAGCGCCTACACCGCGGGCTCGGCGTGGGTGAACCACCTCGACGACGTCACCGGCACCGTTGAGGTCGGCAAGTACGCCGACCTCGTGGTGCTGGACCGCGACCCGTTCGCCGGCCCCGCCGACGAGATCGGTGCGACCCGAGCACTCCAGACGTTCGTCGAGGGCGAGCGGGTCTACGCGGCATCCGACGCCTGACACATGGACCGGCGCCCGCCGTCGAGCCTCAGCTCGAACGACGGGCGCCGGTACGGTCCCGCTCTGCGCTCAGTACGTGGTGTACTGCGTGCCGGTGGGAGTGGTGGTGCCGGTGCTGGAGCCGCCCTGCTGGGCAGCGTCCTTCACGTCAGCCGCCGCCTCTTTGCCCTCGGACTTGACGTTCTCGACGCCTTCGGCGGCGCTGTCCTTGACGGCCCCCGCAGCGTCCTTCGCGTCGTACTTGAGGTTCTGCGCGGCATCCTGCGCCACGTTCTTGACCTCGTCGACCAGCGGCGCCGCGGCGTCCTTGGCCTTCTCGGCGATGTCGCGCTCGGGGCGCGAGGCCGGGATCAGCGACGAGACGAGCCACGCCGCACCGAGGACGATCAGGCCGGCCGCGATGGGGTTGCCCCGCGTCGCGGAGGCCACGCGCTGCGGCGCGGCGCCGACGGCCTCACCCGCCGAGTGCAGTGCGTCGCCCGTGCCGTCGGCCATGTCATGAGCGCTGCCCATCACTCGGTCCTTCGCGCGGCGGAAGACGCCCTTGACCTTCTCGGTCTGGCGGTGGACCGCCTTGCCGGGGTTGACCTTGTCGGCGAGGGCGTCGACGTCCTGGCCGAGCTCCACTCGCGTCCGCTCGATGTCGGAACGGATGGCATTCGGATCGGTAGTCATCGGTTCTCCTCATTCCTCTTCAACGTGTCCGGAATCTGCTTGAGGGTGTCGACCGTGCGGGGCAGGCCCTGGACCCGGTCGAACTCCTTCTTGCCCATGAAGTACAGGACGGCCGCCACGATGCCCCAGATGACGGCGACGATGATCGCCGACCAGGTGTAGTTCTCCATGGCGTCGCCGAGGCCCCACCAGAGGGCGATCGACAGGAACAGCAGCGTGAGCCATCCTGCGACCCCCGCCCCGCCGTAGAAGCCGGCACCCTTGCCCGCCCGCTTCGCGGACTGCGTGGCCTCGGCCTTGGCGAGTTCCACCTCCTGCCGCATGAGCGTCGACATGTCGCGCGTGACCTCGGCGACCAGGTCGCCCAGCGAGGTCGTCGCCGCCTTCTGCTCGGACGGTGTCGGCATGTCCACGGCGGGCGCGCCCATCGCCGGCGCACCCGCGACGTGCGCACCGCTCGATCGCGGATCGATGCCGCCCACGTGCGCGCCGCTCATCACGGGGCTCCGGTCACGTCGCCCCGGCGCGTGTCCTCACCGGGGAGCGGCTCGGTGTACGGGTTCTCGGTACCCGTCACACCGGTCGGCTCGGCCGTCCATGTGGTGTCGGTGTCGGCGACGTGCGCGCCGCCGGTGCCGGTGCCGTACGTCCCGTCGGCTCCCGTGTAGGTGCCGCCGGTGCCCGTGTAGGTCCCGGTCGTGCCGGGGTACTCGGTCGTGTACGGCGCGTCGACCGTGCCCGCGAGCTGTGCCCGCGCGCCGCTTGCGCTCGACGACGAGTCGCTCGGCGTCGCGAGCGAGCGCGTCAGCCGGCCGATCACCACGCCGACGCCTGCGGCGATCGCGAGGAAGACCCCCGGACGCCGACGCGCGAAGCCCTTGACCTCCTCGAGGAGGTCCTGCGGTTCGCGCTGCTCGAGCCACGATGCGACCGAGTCGGCGCGCGAGCCGACGTTCTCGACGACGTCCCGCGCGAACCCGGACTGGCTCGTCGCGGCCATCTCCGAGAACTGCGATCCGACGTTCCGCAGCCCGCCGGCGGCGCGCTGCTGCTGCGTCGAGGCCTGCGAGCGGACCTCGCTGCCGACGCGGTCCGCGAGCCTGCGGGCCTGGTACTTCGCCTCGGACCCGACGTTGCGGGCCTCCTGCTTGGCGGTGTCGGCGACCCGGTGGCCGGCCGCACCTGCTTCCTGCTTGAGATCGGACGTTCCGGTCCCTGCGGTGTTCACCATGTTCGCCCCTTCCTCTCCGAGACCGGGCGTGTGCTCCGGCCTCGACGGTGGATTTGCACTGGCCACGCTAGGTCGGCGGTTCTCACCCATGAAGGGTCTTGCGATCCCGGGAACCGGGGCGTATAACCCCGCGCGCGAACCCCGACATCGGGTGTCCGGGCGTCGCTACACGTCGCCTCCACCGGATGCAACCGGCTCCCGTGGCGCGGACGCGTCGGGTACCGTCGCCCTGCACGACCGCCGCTGCGCTCCTGCCGCGCTCGCGGCAGGAAGGAGTCCGGCATGCCCGTCCAATACGGTTACAAGCTCGCCGCTGAGGCGTTCGACCCGCGCGAGCTCGTGCGTCAGGCGAGGCTGGCCGAGGAGGCCGGCTTCGACTTCGTCGAGATCAGCGACCACTTCCATCCGTGGCTCGACTCGCAGGGGCACTCGCCGTTCGCGTGGTCGGTGCTCGGCGCGATCGCCGCGTCGACCGAGCGGATCGGGCTCGCCACGGGCGTCACGTGCCCGACGGTGCGCTACCACCCTGCGATCATCGCGCAGGCGGCGGCGACGCTCGCGATCCTGAGCGAGGGCCGGTTCACGCTGGGCCTCGGCTCAGGCGAGCGGCTCAACGAGCACATCGTCGCGGCCGGCTATCCGAGCGTGAGCGACCGGCAGGCCATGCTGCGCGAGGCGATCGAGATCATCCGCCTGCTCTGGTCGGGCGGCTACCACTCCTACGACGGCCAGTACCTCGCGCTCGAGGACGCCCGGGTGTTCGACCTGCCCGACGAGCTGCCGCTCATCGCGGTCGCGGCGGGCGGCCCGGATGCCGCGGGGCTGGCCGCAGAGCACGGCGACGCCATGTTCGGCACCGACCCCGACCGGGCGCTCGTGGAGGCGTACTGGGCGCGTTCCGGCGACGGCCCTCGCTACGGCGAGGCCGCGATCGCCTGGGCTCCAGACGCCGACGCCGCGGCAGCGGCCGCCCACGAGACTGCGCGGTGGTCCCTGCTCGGTTGGAAGGTCATGAGCGAGCTGCCCAACCCCGCGAACTTCGAGGAGGCGTCGGTATTCGTGCGCGTCGACGACGTGCGCGACAACGTCTCATGCGGGCCGGATGTCGCGGCGCACGTCGAATCGGTGCGCGCCTACGAGGATGCGGGCTACGACCGCATCGCCATCATGAACCTCGGCCCCGACGTCGACGGCTTCTTCGAGTTCTTCGCGAACGAGCTCCGGCCCGCGCTCACCGCCGGGTGAGCGCAGGCCGGCAGCGACGGTCAGCTCCCGGCGCAGGCTGTCTGGAGTTCTGCGAGAGCCGCCGCGAAGGCGCCGAGCTCGTCCTGCAGCGACTCGGGATCCGCGCTCGCGGGATTCTCGGCGGTTTCGCGAGCGGCGTCGAAGAATTCGCGCGTGGCCTCGGCGGCGCGATCGGCGTACGGGCGGATCTCGGCGTTCTCGACCGAGTCCGTTGCATCGACGACGGCGGCCTGCGCCTCCTCGAGCGTCGCCTCGGCCGCCTCGGGGTCGTTCGCGAGATCGTCCTGGAGCGTGGTCGCATCGATCTCGCCCAGGTCCTGCAGTCCGGCGAGGATCGCGTCGCACGCCTCCGCCACGCTCTGCTCACCGGCGGCGGCACCGTCCGTCTCGGCAGGTGAGCTGGCGGGAGCCGAGGCGTCGGTCGACTCGGGGGCGGGCGCGAAGCCTCCCGAGCAGCCGGAGAGCAGCGCTGCGGCGAGCAGCGAGGCAGCCAGTCCGGCGGTGGGTCGGATGGAGCGTCGTAGGGTCGTCACGTTCGGGGTCCTCCGTTCGGCAGTCCCGCGTCCCGCGGGCGCCGTCATGCTCGCAGACCTCCCGTGCCGCGGAAACGGCTTGCACGCCGCCCGCGGATCGGGTACCGGGATCGCGCTCCTGCCACCGAGCGCGCGACATTCCGGCGATTCTTCGCACGGGATCGGTCGTCGTGATCCACTGAATCGGTTCGATTTCCGCCAAGACGCGGAACTTCCGCAGTTCTTCCGTTTGCGACATCCGCTCCCTCATGTGAGCATGAGGCATGGTCACCGCCGATCGCGCTCGTTCCACGACCCTCGCCGCCGCCTACGGCGGAGTCGGCCTCGCCGCCGAGCCGGCGCCCGATGAGGTCGACGCCCTCACGCTCGGGCGCCGCATCCGCGATCGCCGCCTCGCCGCGGGCCTCACGCTCGGCGAGCTCGCCGCCGCCATCGACCGGGCCCCGAGCCAGGTCTCGGCCATCGAGAACGGCAAGCGCGAACCTCGGCTGTCGATGCTCCGCACGATCGCCCTCGCGCTCGGCACCAGTGCCGACGAGCTGCTCCGCCCCGACCCTCCCTCCGAGCGCGCAGCGCTCGAGATCGCGGTCGAGCGCGCCCAGCGCGGACCCGTCTTCGCCGCGCTCGGCCTCGAGCCGTTCCGCGTGGCGAAGACGATGTCCGATCAGACGCTGCAGACGATCCTCGCCCTCCACCACGAGATCGACCGCCTGCACCGCGAGCGCGCCGCGACACCCGAGGAGGCCCGTCGCGCCAACGCGCAGCTGCGCGCCGAGATGCGCGCGCGCGACAACTTCTATCCCGAGCTCGAGGCGAAGGCCGCGGAGCTGCTCGAGGCCGTGGGGCATTCGGGCGGCCCGGTCTCTCACCAGCTCGTCGCCGACATGGCGAGCCACCTCGGCTACTCGCTCCACTACGTCGGCGACCTGCCGCACTCGACGCGCTCGGTGACCGACAAGCGCAACGGCCGCATCTACCTGCCGACGCAGCAGTCCCCATCACGCGACTCGCGCTCGCCGATCCTGCAGGCGCTCGCCTCGCACCTCCTCGGGCACGAGGAACCGGCGAGCTACGGCGACTTCCTGCGCCAGCGCATCGAGACGAACTACCTCACGGCCGCCATCCTGCTGCCCGAGCAGGCCGCGGTGCGCTACCTCAGCGAGGCGAAGAACCTGCGGCGCATCTCGATGGAGGAGCTTCGCGACCACTTCGCGGTGTCGTACGAGACCGCCGCGCACCGCTTCACGAACCTCGCGACGGCGCGCCTCGACATCCCCGTGCACTTCATGAAGGTGCACGAGTCGGGCACGATCATCAAGGCGTACGAGAACGACGCGGTCCGCTTCCCGTCCGACGCGCTCGGCGCGGTCGAGGGCACGACGGTGTGCCGCAACTGGACCGCGCGCACGGTGTTCGACATCGAGGACCGCTTCAGCCCGTGGTACCAGTACACCGACACGTCGACGGGCACGTTCTGGTGCACCTCGCGCATCGAGAAGGCCAAGGAGGGCGAGTACTCGGTCTCGGTCGGCGTGCCCTTCGAGCACGTGAAGTGGTTCCGCGGGCGTGAGACGCCGCACCGCGCGGTGTCGACCTGCCCCGATGAATCGTGCTGCCGGCGCGCTCCGGCGACGCTGTCCGAGAAGTGGGCGGATGCCTCGTGGCCGGCCGCGCGCACGCCCACCTCGCTGCTGGCGGCGCTGCCGACCGGCACGTTCCCGGGCGTGGACCAGACCGAGGTGTACCAGTTCCTCGAGGCGCACGCGCCTCGCGGTTAGGCATCGGAGGCCGCGACGGCCTCACCCGAGCCGGTACCCGCGTACGGCGTACACCGCGAACGACTCGGGGTACGCCGCCGCAGCCGGAGGCGCGGGCGGGAACGCGAACACGTCGAGCATGAGCTGCATCGGATACTGCGGCGACTGCGCGACGCGCTTGGCGACGACACCGTCGATCGAGAACACAACCTCGTCGGGCCGCCAGTCGACGGCGTACCGGTGGGGCTCGCGCACGTCGCCCGCGAACGGCACGCGCTCGAACTCGTCGCTGATCGACGGGTCGCGGAAGGGATGCACGCCGATGCCGACGAGCGCACTGCCGTCGGGGCGGATGTCGCGACCGAACACCTCGAACACGCAGATCTCGGCCGACTGCGTCGGCTCCTCCTCGAGGCCGATCATCCAGAGCGCGGCCATCGCGTGCTCGTCGATGCCGTCGATCGCGACGGTCGCCTCGATGCGGCCGAAGTGCGGCGTGTACCGGCGCCGGTCGGCCTGCGCCTCGCGCACGACGAGCCCGTCCCGGAACGGGTGCTGCCCGACATCGGACCCGACGGGCCCCGACCGGACCGCCGTCTGCAGGTTCGACACCTGCGTCGTGCCGTCGAACTCGGGCGCCCAGGCGGGCTGGTCGGCGTCGACGCGGAGGCGGAGCACCCCGTCGCCTACGTCGTAGCGTGCGCGCGTGCGCTCGCGGCTCGACCACTGCGGGAGGTAGTAGGGCAGCCACTGGTCGAAGTCGAGTTCGGGACCCGAGAAGTCGGCGTCGAACTCGAGCAGGTCGGGGGCAGGCGGGGGCACGGGCGGGGCGGGCGGCATGCCGCGATCCTGCCGTCACCTGCCGACATCCCCCGCCACCCCACGGGTCCGGCCCGCGCCGCGGCCGGACGGATCGTGCGGCGAGGGGCGTACCGCCGGACGGCTCCACTATTGTCCACGCGTGCAATAAGTGCGATGATGGGAGCACCGACCGACTTGGAGTGATCCGCCGTGGGAACGACCGTCTACGAGCGCCGCCGCCCGGCGGCATCCGTCATCGAGCGCAGCCTGGCCGACACGCAGCAGTCCGTGTTCTGGCTCGACGACCTGCCCGGCGAGGCCAAGCGGACGCGTCCGCGCCTCGAGGGCAGCCGGGTCGTCGACCTCGCGATCGTCGGCGGCGGCTACACCGGCTTGTGGACGGCAGTCCTCGCCAAGCGCGCCGACCCCGACCGCCGCGTGGTGCTGCTCGAGGCCAGACAGGTCGGGTGGGCGGCGTCCGGCCGCAACGGCGGCTTCTGCGAGGCCAGCCTCACGCACGGGCGCGACAACGGCCTCTCGCGCTGGCCCGCCGAGATCGACGAGCTCGACCGGCTCGGACTGGCCAACCTCGACGCGATCGAGGCGAGCGAGGCCGATTTCGGCATGGACTTCGAGTTCGAGCGCAACGGCGCCCTCGACGTCGCGGTCGAGCCGCACCAGGTCGAGTGGCTGCACGAGGCCGCGGCCGAGGCGGCCTCCCGCGGCGACGGCAGCGTGCGGCTGCTCGATGAGCACCAGGTGCGCGCCGAGGTGAACTCGCCGGTGTACCTCGGCGCCGTCTGGAACACGCGCACGAGCGCCATCCTGCACCCGGCGAAGCTCGCGGCCGAACTCGCCCGCGTCGCCGAGGAGGCGGGCGTCGAGATCTTCGAACGCTCCCCCGTGACCCGCCTCGACACCCCGGGGTCGACGAGCCCTGTGCGGCTGAGCACCGAGCACGGACGCGTCGACGCGACCCGCGCGGTGCTCGCGACCAACGTCTTCCCGTCGCTGCTCAAGCGCAACCGCCTCATGACCGTCCCCGTCTACGACTACGTGCTCATGACCGAGCCGCTCTCGTCCGAGCAGCGCGCGTCGATCGGCTGGGCGAACCGCCAGGGCGTCGGCGACCTGGCGAACCAGTTCCACTACTCCCGGATGACGCGCGACGGCCGCATCCTCTTCGGCGGGTACGACGCGATCTACCACGCCGGCGCGCGCATCCGCGAGCAGTACGAGCGCCGCCCCGAGAGCTTCGCCAAGCTCGCGAGCCACTTCTTCACGACCTACCCGCAGCTCGAGGGCCTGCGGTTCACGCACCGGTGGGCCGGCGCGATCGACACGTCGACCCAGTTCACGGCGTTCACCGGGCTCGCCCGCGACGGTCGCGTCGCGTACGCGTCGGGCTTCACCGGCCTCGGCGTCGCCTCGACCCGGTTCATGGCCGAGACCATGCTCGACCTGCTCGCCGGCCGCGAGACCGAGCGCACCGCGCTCGAGATGGTGCGAACGCGCCCGCTGCCCTTCCCGCCCGAGCCCGCGGCATCCGTCGGCATCAACCTCACGCGCTGGTCGCTCGACCGCGCCGATCACCGGCAGGGTCGCCGCAACCTGCTGCTGCGCACGCTCGACGCCGTCGGCCTGGGGTTCGACTCGTGAGCGGCGACGGCGGCGGGACCGACGAGACCGGCGCGGCGGGCGCGACCGGCGCGGCCGGCGCGGTGCGGCTCACGCCCGGCGAGGTGACGGATGCCGCGACGCGGCCGCTCGCCCACGAGCCCGTGCCCGATGACCAGGTCGTGGCCGGCGCGCCGACGACCGCGTACGGCGAGCTCGACGTCTCCGCCGACGGCGCGCGCGAACTCGGCGTCTGGGAGATGACGCCCGGCGCGATGCGCGACACCGAGTCCGACGAGGTGTTCCTCGTCATCGCGGGCCGGGCGACCGTCGAGTTCATCGATCCGGCGTTGCCCGCGATCGAGCTCGCGCCCGGCTCGCTCGTGCGCCTCGAGGCGGGCATGCGCACGGTGTGGACGGTGCACGAGACCCTGCGCAAGCTGTACGTCGCGCCGTAGCGGCGGACGCGCCATCCGCCCGGGGTCGAGGCTCAGGCAGTGATCTCGACGTCGCGATCCGCGGGCACCGTGACCGAGGCGACCTCCTTCAGGCGCGGATGCCGCTCGTCGCCGTGGTCGACCACGCCCGTGTGCCAGGTCAGCACCAGCCCATCGGGACCGTCTCGCAGGAGCGCGAGGTTGTTGTCGAACCACGGACCCTTCACCGTGTGCCACTCGAACGGCGCATCGGGCACCTTGGCCGAGCGGGCCGCGGCGGCGCCCACGGGCGTCGCGACGCCGTACGACATCACCACGGCGAACCAGCGCAGGAAGCGCGGCAGCGGGTTGCGCACCGGCGAGCACACGGCCTGAAGGATGCGCCCGCCGTGCCCGCGCTCGACCTCGGCGAGGTAGGAGTAGTGCACGTCGCCCGAGAGGAACAGCACGTTCTGGGGGGCGGGACCCCGAGCGCCGTCGGCGAGCTCGGACACCATGCGCGCCACCGCCTGGAACGTGTGCTCCCACGCGGCCCAGTGCTCGAGGTCGACGGCCTGCCGGAGCCGCTCGCCGATGCGCGCCGCAGGCCGACCCCAGGCGCCCTGCGAGATCGCCTCGTCCCATGCCTCGACGTGATGCAGCCCCATCGGCAGCAGGAATGGCAGTGACGTCGCGATGATCACCTGCCGGAAGCCGCCGCGCAGCTGCTCGTCGAACCAGGCGAGCTCGTCACGGTCGAGCAGGCCCCGCGCCGTCGGCGTGAGGTCGCGCGCCGCGCGCGAGTCGACCACGATGAGCCGCACGTCGTCGAGGTCGCGCGAGTAGCTCCAGCGCACGCTGGCCGGGTCCCGGTCGCTGCGCTCGGCGAACTCGTCGAGCGCCTCGGTCAGGTCGAGCTCGTCCGCCGCCCCCTCGCGGTCGTGCGCGACGACCCGCTGCCAGAGCTCGTCCTCGGCGCGCTCGCTCGGCGACAGGTTGCCGAGGTGCTGGTACACCCAGTACGAGCCGAGGCCGGCGACGATCCGGCCATGCCACCACGACGTCGCCTCCATCTCGCGCTTCCAGTCGAGCGAGGCGTTCCAGTCGTCGCGGACGTCGTGGTCGTCGAAGATCATCGCCGTCGGCACGGTCGAGAGCATCCAGCGGTTCGCGCCGTCCGACCAGGCCAGCTGGTAGAGGTGCGCGTACTCCTCGTAGTCCTTCAGCTCCTTGCCGGGCTCCTCATGGATGTCGCGCCGACTGCGGATGAAGTCCTGCATCTCCTTCGACGTCAGGTCGGCGTAGACCTGGTCGCCGAGGAACAGCAGCAGGTCGGGGCGCTCCTCGTCCCCGGCGGCCATCGCGAGGGCGAAGGTGCGCATCGCGTCGACACCGTGGGTGCGGTTGCCGTGCGAGTCGTGCGGCACGCTCGTGCGGCACGAGCCGTAGGCGAGCCGCAGCCGACGACCGGGCGTGCGCGTGGCGATCACGGAGGCCGGCGCGACGAAGTCGTCTCCGGGATCGGGCTCGGCTCGAGGCCACGCCGTGACGCCGTCGACGTCGACCTCGTAGGGCAGCACCGAGTCGGGCTCCAGCCCGTCGACCTCGACGAGCGCGTAGTGGTGGTCGTGCACGCGGAACGTGCGCGCGCTCCACGCGCGGCCGCCGGCGCGCACGCGCACGGTGCCGGACGAGTGCGTCTCGACCCAGATGCTGGCGGAGGTCTCGTCGACGTGCCGCAGCATCGGGCCGAGCACGAGCGGCGATTCGGCCATGCGATTGTTCTACCGCGTCCGGGCGCAGCGTGCCATGGGTTGCGGGTCGCGGGATTCCCCCGCAGCGGCCGGGTGACCGGGTGCCGATCAGGTGACGGATGCCGCCGAGCCGCCGGCCTCGGACGCGGACGCCGTGCCCGCGCCATCCGCCGCCGCCCCCGCCGCACCGGCGATCGGCTCGATGCGGAATGTCTGCACGAAGTGCCCGACCGACGTCGCCTCGCCCGCGAGGACCCGGACCGCGCCCGGCCCGAGCCGCCCCGCGAGCAGGTCGCGGAACTCCGTCGGCTCGAGCGCGAGCTCGACGCTCGCCTCGACAGCCGGCTCGGGCCGCTCGCGCCGCGGTTGCGGCAGGGCGCCCGGGCCGATCGGCACCACGTCGAGCGCGCCGCCCGCGACGACGGCGGAGACCGACGCCTCGGCCACGTGGAGCACGTACCGGGTGGGCGGCGTGCCGGCCGCGCCATCCGCTCGGAAGG is a window encoding:
- a CDS encoding amidohydrolase, which translates into the protein MTHADLVFTNGPVFTADTVRSRAGAVAVRGGRIVAVGSDHDVRDLVGPSTEVVDLAGRLLVPGFQDAHVHPVWGGLDLIRCDLAELGSEAEYLERIAAYSADHPEDEWVLGGGWSMSAFPGGTPTAAALDRVVPDRPAFLPNRDGHGAWVNSAALRLAGVDRDTPDPADGRIERDADGNPTGTLHEGAMTLVNRHLPETSLETLTEALLIGQRYLHSFGVTAWQDAIVGPYGDAGDPGPAYLAAAAAGTLTARVVGALWWDRTAGLDQIPSLVERRERYRGGRFAATSIKIMQDGVAENFTASMLEPYCDGHGHFTDNSGISFVDPAILNPAAVELDRLGFQLHFHAIGDRAVRECLDAVEHAIAANGRNGHRHHIAHIQVVHPEDIPRFRELGVAANMQSLWAALEPQMVDLTLPFLGEPRSAWQYPFGDLLRSGAVLAAGSDWSVSTPDPLAAIHVAVNRRSAPGHEEGEYDAFLPEQAIDLATSLSAYTAGSAWVNHLDDVTGTVEVGKYADLVVLDRDPFAGPADEIGATRALQTFVEGERVYAASDA
- a CDS encoding DUF3618 domain-containing protein; amino-acid sequence: MTTDPNAIRSDIERTRVELGQDVDALADKVNPGKAVHRQTEKVKGVFRRAKDRVMGSAHDMADGTGDALHSAGEAVGAAPQRVASATRGNPIAAGLIVLGAAWLVSSLIPASRPERDIAEKAKDAAAPLVDEVKNVAQDAAQNLKYDAKDAAGAVKDSAAEGVENVKSEGKEAAADVKDAAQQGGSSTGTTTPTGTQYTTY
- a CDS encoding phage holin family protein — encoded protein: MGAPAVDMPTPSEQKAATTSLGDLVAEVTRDMSTLMRQEVELAKAEATQSAKRAGKGAGFYGGAGVAGWLTLLFLSIALWWGLGDAMENYTWSAIIVAVIWGIVAAVLYFMGKKEFDRVQGLPRTVDTLKQIPDTLKRNEENR
- a CDS encoding TIGR03557 family F420-dependent LLM class oxidoreductase; the encoded protein is MPVQYGYKLAAEAFDPRELVRQARLAEEAGFDFVEISDHFHPWLDSQGHSPFAWSVLGAIAASTERIGLATGVTCPTVRYHPAIIAQAAATLAILSEGRFTLGLGSGERLNEHIVAAGYPSVSDRQAMLREAIEIIRLLWSGGYHSYDGQYLALEDARVFDLPDELPLIAVAAGGPDAAGLAAEHGDAMFGTDPDRALVEAYWARSGDGPRYGEAAIAWAPDADAAAAAAHETARWSLLGWKVMSELPNPANFEEASVFVRVDDVRDNVSCGPDVAAHVESVRAYEDAGYDRIAIMNLGPDVDGFFEFFANELRPALTAG
- a CDS encoding helix-turn-helix transcriptional regulator produces the protein MVTADRARSTTLAAAYGGVGLAAEPAPDEVDALTLGRRIRDRRLAAGLTLGELAAAIDRAPSQVSAIENGKREPRLSMLRTIALALGTSADELLRPDPPSERAALEIAVERAQRGPVFAALGLEPFRVAKTMSDQTLQTILALHHEIDRLHRERAATPEEARRANAQLRAEMRARDNFYPELEAKAAELLEAVGHSGGPVSHQLVADMASHLGYSLHYVGDLPHSTRSVTDKRNGRIYLPTQQSPSRDSRSPILQALASHLLGHEEPASYGDFLRQRIETNYLTAAILLPEQAAVRYLSEAKNLRRISMEELRDHFAVSYETAAHRFTNLATARLDIPVHFMKVHESGTIIKAYENDAVRFPSDALGAVEGTTVCRNWTARTVFDIEDRFSPWYQYTDTSTGTFWCTSRIEKAKEGEYSVSVGVPFEHVKWFRGRETPHRAVSTCPDESCCRRAPATLSEKWADASWPAARTPTSLLAALPTGTFPGVDQTEVYQFLEAHAPRG
- a CDS encoding glycoside hydrolase family 16 protein; this encodes MPPAPPVPPPAPDLLEFDADFSGPELDFDQWLPYYLPQWSSRERTRARYDVGDGVLRLRVDADQPAWAPEFDGTTQVSNLQTAVRSGPVGSDVGQHPFRDGLVVREAQADRRRYTPHFGRIEATVAIDGIDEHAMAALWMIGLEEEPTQSAEICVFEVFGRDIRPDGSALVGIGVHPFRDPSISDEFERVPFAGDVREPHRYAVDWRPDEVVFSIDGVVAKRVAQSPQYPMQLMLDVFAFPPAPPAAAAYPESFAVYAVRGYRLG
- a CDS encoding NAD(P)/FAD-dependent oxidoreductase yields the protein MGTTVYERRRPAASVIERSLADTQQSVFWLDDLPGEAKRTRPRLEGSRVVDLAIVGGGYTGLWTAVLAKRADPDRRVVLLEARQVGWAASGRNGGFCEASLTHGRDNGLSRWPAEIDELDRLGLANLDAIEASEADFGMDFEFERNGALDVAVEPHQVEWLHEAAAEAASRGDGSVRLLDEHQVRAEVNSPVYLGAVWNTRTSAILHPAKLAAELARVAEEAGVEIFERSPVTRLDTPGSTSPVRLSTEHGRVDATRAVLATNVFPSLLKRNRLMTVPVYDYVLMTEPLSSEQRASIGWANRQGVGDLANQFHYSRMTRDGRILFGGYDAIYHAGARIREQYERRPESFAKLASHFFTTYPQLEGLRFTHRWAGAIDTSTQFTAFTGLARDGRVAYASGFTGLGVASTRFMAETMLDLLAGRETERTALEMVRTRPLPFPPEPAASVGINLTRWSLDRADHRQGRRNLLLRTLDAVGLGFDS
- a CDS encoding cupin domain-containing protein, encoding MSGDGGGTDETGAAGATGAAGAVRLTPGEVTDAATRPLAHEPVPDDQVVAGAPTTAYGELDVSADGARELGVWEMTPGAMRDTESDEVFLVIAGRATVEFIDPALPAIELAPGSLVRLEAGMRTVWTVHETLRKLYVAP